The proteins below come from a single Cannabis sativa cultivar Pink pepper isolate KNU-18-1 chromosome 3, ASM2916894v1, whole genome shotgun sequence genomic window:
- the LOC115710881 gene encoding multifunctional methyltransferase subunit TRM112 homolog A-like, whose protein sequence is MRLLTHNMLSSNIIGVTNGFPLRIEVVKVVEKEVELNPDFLKSMFSKIDWNALVKAARSIDYTELPNEVDPCMHDSDDFLCRFHHALLQLHLEEGTLICPEIGHQFPITKGIPNMCVHVNSPLWHLTVIFGRSCTEKNGTRVR, encoded by the exons ATGAGACTCCTTACTCATAACATGCTGTCCTCTAACATCATTGGGGTCACCAATGGCTTCCCTCTCCGGATCGAAGTGGTGAAAGTAGTCGAGAAAGAGGTTGAACTAAACCCCGATTTTCTCAAATCCATGTTCTCCAAAATTGACTGGAACGCCCTAGTCAAGGCGGCTCGCTCAATCGACTACACTGAGCTCCCCAACGAGGTTGATCCTTGTATGCATGACTCCGACGACTTCCTTTGCCGTTTTCACCACGCCCTCCTCCAACTTCACCTCGAAGAAGGCACCCTTATCTGCCCTGAGATTGGTCACCAGTTCCCTATCACCAAGGGAATCCCCAATAT GTGTGTACACGTGAACAGTCCactgtggcacttaactgtgatttttggacgtagTTGTACAGAGAAAAACGGAACCAGagttaggtag